From a region of the Candidatus Methylomirabilis limnetica genome:
- the nusA gene encoding transcription termination factor NusA — protein MGIDLLQVIEQVGREKEIDSAVLIEAVSAAILSASRKTLGAALDLRVEFDQRARCFTLYAVRKVAEEVLNPHVEISIDEAQLISPGAQLGDEIKTEMKAKEFGRIAAQTAKQVIIQRVREAERESVFQAFKARVGEMVGGVVQRVVKGNVIVNLGKAEAIIPPREQLPREDHRTGDRVRAYVLDVKKLPRGSQIVLSRTHPGLLAKLLEIEVPEIYEGIVEIKAVARDAGERAKVAVASRDSNVDPVGACVGYRGSRVQAIVRELMGEKIDVIAWKDDPASFVRSALAPAEVESVEVAHETHTLKVLVADGQLSLAIGKRGQNARLAAKLVGWKVDVKGRGEIQKQLAEQIMPELEAAVSVAESPPPVPMRLADLPGVGEKLADRLIEAGLDSYQKLAHASEEVLVQVEGVGPKTARKLIEVAKAALASRDAG, from the coding sequence ATGGGCATCGATTTACTGCAGGTTATAGAACAAGTCGGACGCGAGAAAGAGATAGATTCGGCAGTTCTGATTGAGGCTGTCAGCGCGGCGATCCTCTCCGCGTCCCGCAAGACCCTTGGAGCCGCCCTTGATCTACGCGTGGAGTTTGATCAACGGGCTCGTTGCTTTACGCTGTACGCAGTGCGAAAGGTTGCCGAGGAGGTTCTGAATCCCCATGTCGAGATCTCCATCGATGAGGCCCAATTGATAAGCCCTGGGGCCCAACTTGGCGATGAGATCAAGACTGAGATGAAGGCAAAAGAGTTCGGACGGATTGCTGCCCAAACAGCGAAACAGGTCATCATCCAGCGGGTCAGAGAGGCCGAACGGGAGAGTGTGTTTCAGGCTTTTAAGGCCAGAGTGGGTGAAATGGTGGGTGGCGTCGTACAGCGAGTTGTAAAGGGCAACGTCATAGTCAATCTCGGGAAGGCTGAGGCAATTATTCCCCCCAGAGAGCAGCTTCCCCGCGAAGATCACAGGACTGGCGATCGCGTTCGGGCGTATGTTCTGGATGTGAAGAAATTACCAAGGGGATCCCAGATTGTCCTTTCACGAACGCATCCCGGTCTCTTGGCCAAGCTGCTCGAGATCGAGGTTCCCGAGATCTACGAGGGGATCGTTGAAATCAAGGCGGTGGCCCGCGATGCGGGCGAACGAGCCAAGGTGGCTGTGGCCTCACGGGACAGCAATGTGGATCCGGTGGGGGCCTGCGTTGGATATCGTGGCAGTCGAGTTCAGGCTATCGTCAGAGAGCTGATGGGTGAAAAGATCGACGTGATCGCCTGGAAGGACGACCCGGCTTCCTTCGTCCGGAGTGCGCTTGCCCCAGCCGAGGTTGAGAGCGTCGAAGTTGCTCATGAGACGCACACCCTCAAGGTGCTCGTAGCTGACGGTCAGCTCTCTCTGGCTATTGGGAAACGGGGACAGAACGCTCGTCTGGCGGCGAAGCTGGTAGGATGGAAAGTGGATGTCAAGGGCCGGGGCGAGATTCAGAAACAGTTGGCAGAGCAGATCATGCCAGAGCTCGAGGCCGCAGTGTCGGTGGCGGAGAGTCCTCCTCCTGTTCCTATGCGACTAGCGGATTTGCCTGGCGTAGGGGAAAAATTAGCTGATCGCCTGATCGAGGCTGGCCTGGACAGTTACCAGAAGTTGGCTCATGCATCGGAAGAAGTCCTGGTCCAGGTAGAGGGGGTTGGCCCGAAGACAGCCCGGAAATTGATCGAGGTTGCGAAAGCCGCCCTCGCTTCGAGGGATGCAGGATAG
- the rimP gene encoding ribosome maturation factor RimP: MTGEVVERVRTIAIPLFMELGLELVDVEFRREANGWILRLYIDKPGGVVLGDCQRVSEELSDLLDIEDLIGHPYSLEVSSPGLYRPLRLESDFLRFVGQRARISTSSAVAGQRRFLGILRGYEEERILLEREDGTIALIPYALIVKSRLDPIL, encoded by the coding sequence ATGACTGGGGAGGTCGTAGAGCGGGTTAGAACGATCGCCATTCCGCTCTTCATGGAGTTGGGGCTGGAGCTTGTAGACGTTGAGTTCCGTCGAGAAGCAAACGGATGGATCCTCCGCCTCTACATCGACAAGCCTGGTGGGGTGGTCTTGGGGGATTGCCAACGAGTGAGCGAAGAGCTGAGCGACCTTCTCGACATAGAGGATCTTATCGGTCATCCCTACTCACTCGAAGTCTCCTCTCCTGGTTTGTACCGGCCACTCCGCTTAGAGTCGGATTTTCTTCGCTTCGTGGGCCAACGGGCGAGGATAAGTACCTCATCGGCCGTTGCCGGTCAACGACGGTTTCTTGGCATCCTGAGGGGGTACGAGGAGGAACGGATATTGCTGGAACGGGAGGATGGTACGATTGCCCTTATCCCTTATGCGCTGATTGTGAAGTCCCGACTGGACCCGATCCTGTAA
- the fusA gene encoding elongation factor G → MSGVGIARIRNVAIVAHGGAGKTTLTEAMLFDAGAISRLGKVEDGTTVTDFDEDEIKRKMSVSSAFAFCEWKGCKLNLIDTPGASIFLTDTRNCMRVVDGAVVVVSSVSGVKVQTEKVWEYAETEGLARAIIVNKMDREQADFFRTLEDIRKNLCPVATPIQLPIGTQASFMGVVDLLRMKARIYQGEMAGKFSEGEIPPDLRPKAEELQSALMEVIADSDDRLLEKYLESGTLSYDELKTGLQRAVIMGKLVPVLCSSALKNIGVQLLLDLLTEVFPSPIDREASMGIDPRNGEPLVRESREDAPLSALVCKTLVDPYAGKMTLFRVYSGTLSSDSIVYNSTKGCKERIGQAVLLLGKHQIPVSAIGAGDLGAVVKLKETGTGDTLCDERSPIRLEPARIPSPIIEYAIAPKTRGDDEKMSLGLHRLQEEDPSLQVRRDPQTKEIILAGMGKAHLEMAVERLKRKFGLEVQMHTLRVPYKETIHGRTEVQGRHKKQTGGHGQYGDCWIRLESLPRGEGYEFVNQVVGGVIPKQYIPAVERGIMEAMEEGSLVGYPVVDVKVTLYDGSYHAVDSSEMAFRVAGSLAFKKGVLQAHPTLLEPIMTVEVMVPDECMGDVIGDLNSRRGHVMGVEAKGKGQTIKAHVPMAEVLEYATQLKAITGDRGDYTVEFSHYDEVPQHLMERVVAELKKAKGE, encoded by the coding sequence ATGAGCGGGGTTGGGATTGCCAGGATCCGCAACGTAGCGATCGTAGCCCACGGAGGCGCAGGTAAGACGACGCTGACTGAGGCGATGCTTTTCGACGCCGGTGCCATTTCTCGACTTGGAAAGGTCGAAGATGGGACGACCGTCACTGACTTCGACGAAGACGAGATCAAGAGAAAGATGAGCGTCAGCTCAGCCTTCGCCTTCTGTGAGTGGAAAGGGTGCAAGCTTAACCTGATTGATACTCCTGGAGCGTCCATCTTCCTGACTGATACCCGAAACTGCATGAGGGTCGTTGACGGCGCGGTTGTGGTGGTGAGTAGCGTATCCGGCGTGAAGGTGCAGACGGAGAAGGTTTGGGAGTACGCTGAAACAGAAGGCCTTGCGAGGGCGATTATTGTCAATAAGATGGATCGGGAGCAGGCCGACTTTTTCCGAACCTTGGAAGATATTCGTAAGAACCTCTGCCCGGTGGCCACACCCATCCAGCTCCCAATAGGAACGCAAGCCTCCTTCATGGGTGTGGTCGATCTACTGCGAATGAAAGCCAGGATCTACCAGGGCGAGATGGCGGGGAAGTTCTCCGAAGGGGAGATTCCACCGGATCTGAGACCGAAGGCAGAGGAGCTACAATCGGCGCTGATGGAGGTGATCGCGGACAGTGACGACAGACTGCTGGAGAAGTATCTGGAATCCGGGACGCTTTCGTACGATGAGCTGAAGACCGGGCTGCAGCGGGCGGTTATCATGGGAAAGCTTGTTCCGGTTCTCTGCAGTTCGGCTCTTAAGAACATCGGCGTACAGCTTTTGCTGGATCTCCTGACAGAGGTCTTTCCATCCCCGATAGATCGTGAAGCCAGCATGGGAATCGATCCGAGGAACGGGGAGCCGCTTGTCCGAGAAAGCAGAGAGGATGCCCCATTGTCTGCTCTAGTGTGTAAAACACTCGTCGATCCCTACGCCGGCAAGATGACACTTTTCCGGGTGTACTCCGGTACGCTCTCTTCAGATTCCATCGTCTACAATAGCACCAAAGGGTGTAAGGAAAGGATTGGCCAGGCGGTGCTGCTCCTGGGTAAACATCAGATTCCGGTTTCGGCAATCGGGGCGGGAGATCTTGGGGCTGTGGTGAAGCTGAAGGAGACAGGCACAGGTGATACCCTCTGCGATGAGCGAAGTCCAATCCGCCTGGAACCGGCGAGGATCCCAAGCCCCATCATCGAGTATGCCATCGCGCCTAAGACAAGAGGGGATGATGAAAAAATGAGCTTGGGGCTCCATCGACTTCAGGAAGAGGATCCCTCTCTTCAGGTTCGACGCGATCCGCAGACCAAGGAGATCATCCTGGCCGGGATGGGTAAGGCCCACTTGGAGATGGCGGTCGAGCGCCTCAAGCGGAAGTTCGGACTCGAGGTCCAGATGCATACGCTACGCGTACCGTACAAGGAGACAATTCACGGGCGAACGGAGGTTCAGGGAAGGCATAAGAAGCAGACCGGTGGCCATGGACAGTACGGTGATTGTTGGATCAGGCTTGAGTCGCTCCCTCGAGGCGAGGGGTACGAATTCGTGAACCAAGTTGTGGGGGGAGTTATTCCCAAGCAGTACATCCCAGCGGTGGAGAGAGGGATCATGGAGGCGATGGAAGAAGGGAGCCTGGTCGGGTATCCTGTCGTGGATGTGAAGGTCACTCTCTACGATGGCTCGTACCATGCCGTTGATTCCTCGGAAATGGCTTTCAGGGTTGCTGGTTCATTGGCGTTTAAAAAGGGCGTACTGCAGGCACACCCAACTCTTCTGGAGCCGATCATGACGGTTGAGGTGATGGTCCCCGACGAGTGTATGGGGGATGTGATCGGCGACCTGAACAGCAGACGGGGACACGTGATGGGCGTGGAGGCTAAGGGGAAGGGGCAGACTATCAAGGCCCATGTTCCTATGGCTGAAGTGTTGGAGTATGCCACACAGCTCAAGGCCATCACCGGCGACCGAGGTGACTATACTGTAGAGTTCTCTCACTACGACGAGGTTCCCCAGCATCTAATGGAGCGAGTGGTCGCAGAATTGAAAAAGGCGAAAGGAGAATAG
- the rplQ gene encoding 50S ribosomal protein L17 yields MRHRIAGRKLGRTTAHREMLLRNLVTSLFQYEKIVTTEAKAKELRKLADKIITLAKRGDLHARRQAAEVVMDETVLKKLFDAIGTRYKDRNGGYTRMTKLEYRMGDGAPLAAIELAGVGVDAAPAAKPASRRGRREDKGKVPKTRQAKPLTASPPAAESAIGP; encoded by the coding sequence ATGCGGCACAGAATCGCTGGGAGGAAGCTCGGCCGAACAACGGCTCATCGAGAGATGCTCCTCCGTAATCTGGTAACATCGCTCTTCCAGTACGAGAAGATTGTCACAACTGAGGCGAAGGCCAAGGAGCTGCGCAAACTGGCAGACAAGATTATTACGCTGGCCAAGCGTGGGGATTTGCATGCGCGCCGACAGGCAGCCGAGGTTGTCATGGACGAGACCGTCTTAAAAAAGCTGTTTGATGCAATCGGGACCCGCTATAAGGATCGAAACGGTGGCTATACGAGGATGACGAAGCTGGAGTATAGAATGGGGGACGGTGCCCCGCTCGCAGCTATCGAGCTGGCAGGGGTCGGCGTAGACGCCGCGCCTGCCGCAAAGCCGGCCAGCCGCCGTGGTCGGCGTGAGGACAAAGGAAAAGTGCCGAAAACAAGGCAAGCCAAACCCTTGACGGCTTCTCCGCCCGCCGCCGAAAGTGCGATAGGTCCTTGA
- a CDS encoding DNA-directed RNA polymerase subunit alpha, with protein MIQKIKGLQKPKRLECELESLTSTYGKFVTEPFERGFGLTIGNALRRILLSAIEGAAVTSIRITGALHEFTSIPGVKEDVSDIILNLKGLRIKLHVDHPKTLHLKAFSEGEVRAAHITPDPDVEILNPDLHIATLALDGNLDLELEVCHGRGYVPAERNKREGQPVDVIAIDSMFSPIRKVTFLVEDTRVGQITDYNKLTMEVWTDGSILPRDAIAYAAKTLKDHVSIFTNFEEEPEREGVVVDEAKKQLVDNLNRSVDELELSVRSANCLKHSDIHHIYELVVKSEPEMLKTKNFGRKSLNEIKEILVGMGLTLGMKLEGLPVGEPFGKRGDKTSKVLTGA; from the coding sequence ATGATTCAGAAGATTAAGGGCCTCCAGAAGCCAAAGCGGCTGGAGTGCGAACTGGAATCTCTGACCAGCACATACGGTAAGTTTGTCACAGAGCCTTTCGAACGCGGATTCGGATTGACCATCGGTAATGCGCTTCGGCGCATCCTCCTCTCCGCGATTGAGGGGGCCGCGGTAACATCGATTCGAATCACCGGGGCGCTGCATGAATTCACAAGCATCCCTGGAGTAAAAGAAGATGTGAGCGATATCATCCTCAACCTCAAGGGGCTGCGGATCAAGTTGCACGTAGATCACCCCAAGACCCTGCACCTCAAGGCGTTTTCAGAGGGGGAGGTTCGAGCAGCACATATCACTCCCGATCCTGATGTCGAGATCTTAAACCCTGACCTACATATTGCGACCCTGGCGTTGGATGGCAATCTCGATCTGGAGTTGGAGGTGTGTCATGGGCGAGGGTATGTCCCTGCAGAGCGAAACAAGCGAGAGGGGCAACCCGTTGATGTTATCGCCATAGATTCTATGTTCTCCCCGATTCGGAAGGTTACTTTCCTGGTTGAAGACACCCGTGTCGGCCAGATCACCGACTACAATAAGCTGACCATGGAGGTATGGACTGACGGCAGCATCCTGCCTCGGGACGCCATTGCGTATGCGGCAAAGACCCTCAAGGATCACGTGAGCATATTTACCAACTTTGAGGAAGAGCCAGAGAGGGAGGGGGTAGTCGTCGACGAGGCAAAGAAACAGCTAGTGGACAACTTGAATCGAAGTGTCGACGAGCTGGAGCTTTCGGTACGGTCGGCTAATTGCTTGAAGCACTCTGACATTCACCATATCTACGAGTTGGTAGTCAAGAGTGAGCCCGAGATGCTGAAGACAAAGAATTTCGGTCGGAAGTCTCTGAATGAGATCAAGGAGATCCTTGTCGGTATGGGGTTGACCTTAGGAATGAAACTGGAAGGTCTCCCTGTTGGCGAACCCTTCGGGAAACGAGGCGATAAGACCTCGAAGGTCTTAACGGGGGCCTAA
- the rpsD gene encoding 30S ribosomal protein S4, translating to MARYLDSACKLCRREGLKLFLKGDRCLSTKCAIEKRNFIPGMHGQRRTKVSDYCRQLREKQKMRRIYGVLETQFRKYYRMAERQTGITGENLVKILEQRLDSVVHRLGFAASRAQARILITHGHILVNGRKTDIASYLVRPGETIEVRPKSREIMAIKTAFEVAKRRTLPSWLELDPTNMKGVVRSIPSREEIAIPVEEQLIVALYSK from the coding sequence GTGGCTAGGTATCTGGATTCTGCGTGCAAGCTTTGCAGGCGGGAAGGGCTGAAGCTGTTCCTGAAAGGGGATCGTTGCCTCTCTACCAAATGTGCCATTGAGAAGCGGAATTTCATTCCAGGCATGCATGGCCAACGACGAACAAAGGTTTCGGATTACTGCAGGCAGCTTCGCGAGAAGCAGAAGATGCGCCGAATCTACGGTGTCCTGGAAACACAGTTCCGAAAATACTATCGTATGGCCGAGCGACAGACAGGGATTACGGGCGAAAACCTTGTCAAGATTCTGGAGCAACGGCTGGACAGCGTTGTCCATCGCCTCGGATTTGCCGCATCCCGCGCACAGGCGAGAATATTGATTACCCACGGGCACATCCTCGTCAATGGGCGAAAGACCGATATTGCTTCCTATCTGGTTCGTCCAGGCGAGACCATCGAGGTGCGGCCAAAGAGTCGCGAAATAATGGCAATTAAGACGGCCTTCGAAGTGGCAAAGCGGCGAACGTTGCCGAGTTGGCTAGAGCTTGATCCGACCAACATGAAGGGGGTTGTCCGATCGATCCCATCCCGAGAGGAGATCGCTATCCCCGTGGAGGAGCAGTTGATCGTTGCGCTGTACTCCAAATAA
- the rpsK gene encoding 30S ribosomal protein S11, which translates to MAEEVKPRRPAGRTGGKKETKNIAHGIACVQATFNNTIVTITDMTGNVVAWASAGSVGFKGSRKSTPFAAQRAADSAAQRAMSQGMKEVKVYIKGPGAGRESAIRALQAAGMEVSTIKDVTPIPHNGCRASKRRRV; encoded by the coding sequence ATGGCTGAGGAGGTAAAACCGAGACGTCCGGCGGGACGTACGGGAGGTAAAAAAGAGACCAAGAACATCGCTCACGGAATCGCCTGCGTCCAGGCGACATTCAACAATACTATTGTCACCATCACAGATATGACAGGCAATGTTGTTGCATGGGCTAGTGCGGGGTCTGTGGGGTTCAAGGGTTCCCGGAAGAGTACCCCATTTGCTGCGCAGAGGGCTGCGGATAGTGCTGCGCAGAGGGCGATGAGCCAGGGCATGAAAGAAGTGAAGGTGTATATCAAGGGGCCAGGCGCCGGTCGGGAATCCGCCATTCGGGCCCTACAGGCGGCAGGTATGGAGGTCTCGACGATTAAGGACGTGACGCCGATTCCCCATAACGGCTGTCGCGCGTCCAAGCGGAGACGAGTATGA
- the rpsM gene encoding 30S ribosomal protein S13 produces the protein MARIAGVDLPREKRLEIALTYIYGVGRSASHKILRDSGVTPDVRVKNLTEEEIAKLRRTIEGNYRVEGDLRREISMNIKRLMDIGAYRGLRHRRGLPVRGQRTSTNARTRKGPRRTVGMKSKKV, from the coding sequence ATGGCACGCATCGCCGGGGTAGATCTTCCGAGGGAAAAACGTCTTGAGATTGCGCTAACGTATATTTACGGCGTCGGTCGCTCTGCTTCGCATAAAATCTTACGGGACTCCGGAGTCACTCCGGATGTCCGCGTCAAGAACCTCACTGAAGAGGAGATCGCGAAGCTGCGGCGGACCATTGAAGGGAACTACAGGGTAGAAGGCGACCTCAGGCGTGAGATCTCTATGAACATCAAGCGGCTCATGGACATTGGCGCCTACCGTGGTCTCAGGCATCGCCGGGGTCTTCCTGTTCGTGGCCAGCGAACCAGCACCAATGCCAGGACGCGTAAGGGGCCTCGCCGGACGGTAGGTATGAAAAGCAAGAAAGTATAA
- the rpmJ gene encoding 50S ribosomal protein L36 yields the protein MKVRASVKPMCEKCKVVRRKRVLRVVCENPRHKQRQG from the coding sequence ATGAAGGTGCGGGCGTCAGTTAAGCCGATGTGTGAGAAGTGCAAGGTCGTTAGACGTAAAAGAGTGCTGCGGGTAGTGTGCGAAAATCCTCGGCACAAACAACGACAAGGGTAG
- the infA gene encoding translation initiation factor IF-1, with product MPKEEAVEVEGTVVEPLPNAMFRVELETGHKVLAHISGKMRMHFIRILPGDKVIVELSPYDLTRGRITYRYK from the coding sequence ATGCCGAAGGAAGAGGCGGTTGAAGTTGAGGGGACGGTGGTTGAGCCTTTACCTAATGCTATGTTTCGTGTAGAACTGGAAACCGGGCACAAGGTCCTTGCGCACATCTCCGGAAAGATGCGCATGCATTTCATTCGGATTCTTCCCGGAGATAAGGTGATAGTGGAGCTGTCTCCATACGACTTGACGCGAGGGCGAATTACTTACCGATATAAATAG
- the map gene encoding type I methionyl aminopeptidase, translating to MMVLKSPWEIDLMRKSSRIVAETLDRLTRLIEPGLTTLELDRAAEAYILRRGGKPAFKGYRGYPYTLCASVNEQVVHAFPSARILDEGDIVSLDLGVIVDGYYGDAAITVPVGKVSEGARRLIVATRDALTRAIMAARPGNHLSDISHAVQSVVEGRGFSVVRLFVGHGIGRALHEEPQIPNFGPPAQGPMLKPGLVLAIEPMANAGGPDVMVLDDHWTAVTCDSSLSAHFEHTVALTEDGAEVLSSLTEDEAPQGADR from the coding sequence ATGATGGTCTTAAAGTCCCCATGGGAGATTGATCTGATGCGAAAGAGCAGCCGAATCGTGGCGGAAACCCTCGATAGGCTGACGAGACTTATAGAGCCGGGGCTGACTACGTTGGAGTTGGATCGCGCTGCAGAGGCTTATATCTTAAGACGAGGGGGTAAGCCAGCGTTCAAGGGCTACCGGGGCTATCCTTATACGCTCTGCGCTTCTGTGAACGAGCAGGTAGTCCACGCGTTCCCATCGGCGAGGATTCTCGATGAGGGTGACATCGTAAGTCTGGATCTCGGAGTTATTGTCGATGGCTACTACGGGGATGCTGCGATTACGGTTCCGGTGGGGAAGGTGTCGGAGGGTGCCAGGCGCTTGATTGTTGCGACTCGAGATGCCCTTACGCGCGCTATCATGGCTGCGCGTCCCGGGAATCATCTCTCCGACATCTCTCATGCTGTCCAGTCCGTCGTTGAGGGTAGAGGATTTTCAGTTGTGCGCCTGTTTGTTGGTCACGGGATTGGGCGGGCCCTTCATGAGGAACCGCAGATTCCGAACTTTGGACCACCAGCTCAAGGCCCTATGCTCAAACCTGGGTTAGTCCTGGCCATTGAGCCGATGGCCAATGCCGGAGGCCCAGACGTCATGGTCCTCGATGATCACTGGACAGCGGTGACATGCGATAGTTCCCTTTCCGCTCATTTTGAGCACACGGTCGCGCTCACCGAGGATGGGGCAGAGGTGCTGAGCAGCCTAACCGAGGACGAAGCACCTCAGGGAGCGGATCGCTAA
- a CDS encoding adenylate kinase, with amino-acid sequence MRLVLLGPPGAGKGTQARLLMAKSDVVHVSAGDLLRQAVADGSEMGQTAKAIMAQGSLVPDEVVIGIIEERLRRPDCTSGYILDGFPRTLRQAEALSGVLRLLQAPLDWVISVEVSEDDLVRRLAGRRICRACGAMFHVDTKPPLQIGICDSCGDHLFQRDDDKEDTSRHRLRVYREQTEPLIAYYNTMGLLRRIDGRGTIEEIAQRVQQALGDG; translated from the coding sequence ATGCGGCTTGTCTTGCTGGGACCGCCTGGCGCTGGCAAGGGGACGCAGGCCAGGCTACTGATGGCTAAGTCTGACGTTGTACACGTTTCTGCTGGCGATCTGCTGCGACAAGCGGTGGCTGATGGTTCTGAGATGGGACAGACCGCCAAGGCGATTATGGCGCAAGGGTCCCTTGTTCCGGATGAAGTGGTCATTGGGATTATCGAAGAGCGGTTGCGCAGGCCTGATTGTACCAGCGGATACATCCTTGATGGGTTTCCAAGGACGCTTCGCCAGGCAGAGGCACTCTCGGGAGTTCTGAGGCTTTTGCAAGCCCCGTTAGATTGGGTTATCAGCGTAGAGGTGTCTGAGGACGATCTGGTCAGGCGGCTCGCTGGTAGACGGATTTGTCGAGCCTGTGGGGCTATGTTTCACGTTGACACGAAGCCGCCACTGCAGATTGGGATATGCGATAGCTGTGGGGACCACCTCTTCCAGAGGGACGACGATAAGGAGGACACGAGCCGCCATCGCCTTCGGGTCTACCGGGAGCAAACAGAGCCTCTGATCGCATATTACAATACGATGGGGCTACTTAGGCGGATCGACGGTCGGGGGACGATCGAGGAAATTGCTCAACGGGTGCAGCAGGCCTTAGGGGACGGATAG
- the secY gene encoding preprotein translocase subunit SecY — protein sequence MTDWAGNIFRVPELKKRIIFTALALIAYRLGSHIPTPGIDAHALLSFFQQAGGTLLGFFDLFSGGALRRLSILALGIMPYISASIILQLLAVVFPPLEKLSKEGEAGRKKISQYTRYGTVLLAAIQAMGIAIGLENMRSPTGEQIVIDPGMGFRMMTTITLTTGSIILMWLGEQITERGIGNGISLLIFAGIIVRVPEAIVNTWRLLTTGELQVLVLLIVLVMMVLVVAGVIVMTLGQRPIVVQYAKRIVGRRVYGGQSTHIPLRINTAGVIPVIFASSIIVFPATIAQFINHPWMQGVAGALSPGTVTYTVLYAVAIIFFTYFYTAIVFNPTDVADNMRKHGGFIPGIRPGTKTAEFIEKVLDRITLVGAIYLTLISILPELLISSMNVPFFFGGTSLLIVVGVALDTVQQVESHLLMRNYEGFLKKGQVKGRLG from the coding sequence ATGACTGATTGGGCTGGTAACATCTTCAGAGTGCCCGAGCTCAAGAAGCGGATTATCTTTACCGCTCTTGCGCTGATCGCCTACCGGCTAGGGTCCCACATCCCGACACCCGGCATAGATGCCCATGCTCTTTTATCGTTTTTTCAGCAGGCTGGTGGGACGCTACTTGGCTTCTTTGATCTCTTTTCCGGTGGCGCGCTACGGCGTCTCAGTATTCTCGCGCTCGGCATCATGCCGTACATTAGCGCGTCGATCATCCTTCAGCTCCTTGCTGTCGTCTTTCCCCCCTTGGAGAAGCTGAGTAAAGAGGGGGAGGCCGGGCGTAAGAAGATCTCTCAATACACGCGGTACGGCACCGTCCTGCTAGCGGCCATCCAGGCCATGGGAATTGCCATCGGCCTTGAGAACATGCGGAGCCCGACTGGTGAGCAGATTGTAATTGATCCGGGAATGGGCTTTCGCATGATGACCACGATTACGCTTACGACAGGTTCGATCATTCTCATGTGGCTTGGCGAGCAGATTACGGAGCGAGGAATCGGGAACGGGATCTCTCTTCTGATCTTTGCCGGCATCATTGTCCGGGTGCCCGAGGCAATCGTGAATACTTGGCGGCTTCTGACCACGGGAGAACTGCAGGTTCTAGTGCTGCTGATCGTTCTGGTTATGATGGTGTTGGTTGTAGCCGGGGTCATCGTCATGACGCTTGGTCAAAGACCGATAGTCGTACAGTATGCTAAAAGAATCGTAGGGCGGCGAGTGTACGGAGGCCAGAGTACGCATATTCCGTTGCGGATCAACACGGCCGGTGTCATTCCGGTAATCTTTGCTTCCTCGATCATTGTGTTTCCCGCTACCATCGCACAATTTATTAATCACCCCTGGATGCAGGGTGTGGCCGGGGCGCTTTCCCCGGGTACTGTAACGTATACGGTTCTGTATGCGGTAGCGATCATTTTCTTTACTTACTTTTATACGGCCATTGTCTTCAACCCGACTGACGTTGCTGACAACATGAGAAAGCACGGGGGCTTCATCCCGGGCATTCGACCGGGAACGAAGACGGCGGAATTTATCGAGAAGGTGTTGGATCGGATTACACTTGTTGGGGCGATCTACCTTACGCTGATCTCAATTCTTCCGGAATTATTGATCAGCTCAATGAACGTTCCGTTCTTTTTTGGGGGAACATCTCTTTTGATTGTGGTTGGCGTGGCCCTGGATACCGTGCAGCAAGTGGAGTCTCACTTGCTCATGCGTAACTATGAGGGATTCCTAAAGAAGGGTCAAGTTAAAGGCAGGCTAGGGTAG
- the rplO gene encoding 50S ribosomal protein L15, with the protein MKLHELKPPVGATQRRKRVGRGTGSGHGKTSGRGEKGQKARSGAHIHPWFEGGQLPLHRRVPKRGFTNRFRKVYATVNLRDLERFESGTKVTPGLLQERRIVKDLKAGLKVLAEGVLSKPLSVAAHKFSKQAIEKILASGGMIEVISV; encoded by the coding sequence ATGAAACTGCACGAGCTAAAGCCTCCAGTTGGCGCCACTCAACGCAGAAAACGCGTTGGACGTGGTACCGGATCGGGGCACGGAAAGACATCCGGTAGAGGAGAAAAAGGCCAGAAGGCTCGTTCTGGTGCCCATATCCATCCCTGGTTCGAGGGCGGCCAGCTTCCGTTACATCGCCGTGTGCCAAAGCGGGGATTTACCAACAGATTTAGAAAAGTCTACGCCACCGTGAATCTTAGAGACCTGGAGCGATTCGAGTCAGGCACCAAAGTGACCCCAGGACTGCTTCAGGAGAGGCGGATTGTCAAGGACCTCAAGGCGGGGCTGAAGGTACTTGCTGAAGGGGTGCTAAGCAAGCCTCTGAGCGTGGCTGCGCATAAGTTCTCCAAGCAGGCGATTGAGAAGATTCTCGCCTCTGGTGGGATGATCGAGGTTATTAGTGTATGA